From Micromonospora echinospora, one genomic window encodes:
- a CDS encoding lysophospholipid acyltransferase family protein translates to MSAVGYDLWRPLSACGADCLPADGHVSAVPVTRRVARLLAVLGMLLAGAALAAALPLLPAPARRAGCRVWARGTARAFGVRLVVRGRPPRGRALLVANHVSWLDVMALLAVAPARMLAKREVRDWPLVGLLARGAGTVFVDRSRPRALPATVRRVADLLRAGRQVAVYPEGTTWCGTVDPVHARPRPGFRPAVFQAAVDTGTPVVPVRIAYRCASAGVDTTVPAFLGEENLWRSIRRVLGARDLVVSVTVGAALHPGPGADRRGLARTAESALRLMPVWKSGT, encoded by the coding sequence GTGAGCGCCGTCGGGTACGACCTCTGGCGTCCGCTCTCCGCGTGCGGCGCGGACTGCCTGCCGGCCGACGGCCACGTGTCGGCCGTACCGGTCACCCGGCGGGTGGCCCGCCTGCTGGCCGTACTCGGGATGCTGCTGGCCGGAGCCGCGCTGGCCGCCGCGCTGCCGCTGCTGCCCGCTCCCGCCCGGCGGGCCGGGTGCCGGGTCTGGGCGCGCGGCACGGCGCGGGCGTTCGGCGTGCGGCTGGTGGTCCGGGGTCGACCGCCGCGCGGCCGGGCGCTGCTGGTCGCCAACCACGTCTCCTGGCTGGACGTCATGGCGCTGCTCGCGGTCGCCCCGGCCCGGATGCTGGCCAAGAGGGAGGTGCGGGACTGGCCCCTGGTCGGCCTGCTCGCCCGAGGGGCCGGCACGGTCTTCGTCGACCGCTCCCGCCCCCGGGCGCTGCCGGCGACCGTGCGCCGGGTGGCCGACCTGCTCCGGGCGGGCCGGCAGGTCGCGGTCTACCCGGAGGGAACCACCTGGTGCGGTACGGTCGACCCGGTCCACGCCCGACCCCGGCCGGGCTTCCGGCCGGCGGTGTTCCAGGCGGCGGTCGACACCGGCACACCGGTCGTGCCGGTCCGGATCGCCTACCGCTGCGCCTCGGCCGGCGTCGACACCACCGTCCCGGCCTTCCTCGGCGAGGAGAACCTCTGGCGGTCGATACGGCGGGTGCTCGGCGCCCGGGACCTGGTGGTGTCGGTGACCGTCGGCGCGGCCCTGCACCCCGGGCCCGGGGCGGACCGGCGCGGCCTGGCCCGGACGGCGGAGTCCGCGCTGCGGCTGATGCCGGTGTGGAAGAGTGGCACCTGA
- a CDS encoding GNAT family N-acetyltransferase, whose product MAVPNAPGTPLTTSGYTLHIADRPAEVAAAQRLRHEVFGTELGATLRPGAAGLDTDDLDPWCDHLIVREERTGAVVGTYRLLPPGRTDRRYAEQEFDLTALDPLRDDLVEVGRSCVHPDHRSGAVINLMWAGIARYLHLRGRRWLGGCASVPLTDGGHTAAGVWERVRAGHLAPPPLRVRPHRPWFAEPDAPPADDAGRTVVPPLLRGYLRLGAWVCGEPAYDPDFAVADFYVLLSLDRMNPRYLRHFLGDPAAPRRAGATA is encoded by the coding sequence ATGGCCGTTCCGAACGCCCCTGGCACCCCCCTGACGACCAGTGGATACACCCTGCACATCGCCGACCGCCCGGCCGAGGTGGCGGCCGCCCAGCGGCTGCGGCACGAGGTGTTCGGCACCGAACTCGGCGCCACCCTGCGCCCCGGCGCCGCCGGGCTGGACACCGACGACCTCGACCCCTGGTGCGACCACCTGATCGTCCGCGAGGAGCGGACCGGCGCGGTGGTCGGCACGTACCGGCTGCTGCCGCCGGGGCGCACCGACCGCCGGTACGCCGAGCAGGAGTTCGACCTGACCGCGCTCGACCCGCTCCGGGACGACCTGGTCGAGGTCGGTCGCTCCTGCGTGCACCCGGACCACCGCTCCGGAGCGGTGATCAACCTGATGTGGGCCGGCATCGCCCGCTACCTGCACCTGCGGGGACGCCGCTGGCTGGGCGGCTGCGCCTCGGTGCCGCTGACCGACGGCGGGCACACCGCCGCCGGGGTGTGGGAGCGGGTGCGGGCCGGGCACCTCGCGCCCCCGCCGCTGCGGGTCCGGCCGCACCGCCCCTGGTTCGCCGAGCCGGACGCCCCGCCGGCCGACGACGCCGGGCGGACCGTGGTGCCGCCGCTGCTGCGCGGATATCTGCGGCTGGGCGCGTGGGTCTGCGGCGAACCCGCCTACGACCCGGACTTCGCGGTGGCCGACTTCTACGTGCTGCTCAGCCTGGACCGGATGAACCCGCGCTATCTGCGGCACTTCCTCGGTGACCCGGCCGCCCCACGCCGGGCCGGGGCCACGGCGTGA